TTAGTCTGATTGCTGATGTTCCGGCAGATGAACTATATAAAAAATTTGGATTTGAATATTCGGCTCCAAAGTCTGTTGGCATGGTGAAAAAAATATAACTGGAGGAAACAGAGAAATTGAAAAAGGTTTTGGCATCGAGATATAAATGCCCATGCTGCGATTATTATACATATCCTGTTCCTACAAAAGAGGCTGTTAGTTTCATTTGCCCTGTATGCTTCTGGGAAAATGATGTTTTTATTTCTTCTGAAAATGAGCCAAGTGATTGTAATCATGGATTAACAATTCTGGAAGGACGCAGCAATTATAAAAAATATGGTGCTTGTGAGGAGACGATGATATCAAATGTCCGTTCTCCAAAAGAATGCGAGATAACAGGTACAAAATAGCGGGGACTTTAGTTTTGGAAATAAGAAATCCTATATTGGGCGGCTACCATTTGACAACCCTTTGTTGTTAAATGGCAGCCGCCTTTTAAAAAATCATTGCTACCAGAGGCCATGGAGCCTATAGCATGAGTAGGTTTAGATAAAACTGAAAATACAATGTTGATGATTTAATGATGTTTAAACTTTATTTCTTTTTAAACTGAGAACTCTTTATCAGTAACCATTTGCTTTCATTGCAAAGAAACCGTGCTTTAAGGTCTGTTCTCTATGAATATTTATCGATAATAGAGCGATAATAAACCCAAAAGTATCTACAATATTAAAAAATTATAATAGAAACTGAAGGTGGAGAAGGAATGGAAGTTAAAGAGAGAATTGTACAGGATAAAGGCTTAGATCACACTCTTAAATTATTGGAAGAAGGATATCTTTTTATCAAAAATAGAATGGATCTTTATAAATGCAATATTTTCGAAACCCATATCATGGGAGAAAAAGCAATTTGCATAAGTGGAGAAGAGGCATGTAAGATTTTTTATAATGAAGAGTTATTTCAACGAAAAGGTGCAATGCCAAAGAGAATACAAAAAACACTGTTTGGAGTTAATGCCATTCAGGGGATGGATAATAAAGCACATATTCAGCGAAAACTATTATTTATGTCGTTAATGACTGAGGTTCATCAAAAGGAACTTGCTGAGCTTTTTGAGAAAGAAATGGAAGCTTCCGTTCATAAATGGGAGAATATGGATGAAGTTATACTATTTCACGAAGCTAAAAATGTTATATGCAAGATAGCATGTTTCTGGACCGGAGTTCCATTGCCGGAATCTGATGTAGAAAGCAGGGCAGATGATTTTTGCGCAATGATTGATGGGCTGGGCGGAGTTGGGCCCAGATACTGGAAAGGAAAGACGGCACGGAACAGAACCGAGGAATGGATAAGAGGAATCATAGACGATGTGAGACAAGAGAAGCTGATAGTAAAAGATGATTCCGCACTTCATTTAATGGCTTTTCACAGAGAGTCTGATGGCAGCCAAATGGAGTTGCTTATGGCTGCAAAAGAGCTTATTAACGTAATAAGACCAATTGTCGCTATTTCAACATACATTACTTTTACAGCTTTAGCAATGTATGAACATCCTGAGTGTCATGAAGAACTGATGCGTGGTGATAACAATTATTTTGAATTGTTTGTACAGGAAGTTCGCCGATACTATCCGTTTACCCCATTTTTAGGAGCAAGGGTACACAAGGACTTTGACTGGAATCATTATGAATTTAAAAAGGGAGTACTTGTATTGCTTGATGTTTATGGGATGAATCATGATTCTAAAATATGGAGTAATCCTGATGAATTTCGGCCGGAGCGCTTTAAAGAAAAAAAAGACCGGACATTTAGTTTTATCCCTCAAGGCGGTGGTGATCCAGGAAAGGGGCATCGCTGTCCTGGTGAAGGTATTACGATTGAAATGATGAAAGCAAGTTTAAACTTTCTTGTTAACAAAGTTGACTTTGAAGTTCCAGAACAAGACTTAAACTACAGCCTTTCAAGAATACCCACTTTGCCTGAAAGCGGATTTATCATGAAAAACATTAGAAAGAAATTGTAACAGACACATTGCAAGGGCGGATTAAGCGGATTGAAGACAAGGGAACCGATTAGTCAGTTATTGATTTGGGAAGTTCAATACTAACTAAAAGGTTCCCCTAAAAGGATAAGATCAGTTTTTGCTGCCGACTAACCCGCTCCTTGACCTGATTCAGAAACGAAGCCGGTCCTAGTACCCGTACCACTGGGCCAAAAGCCAGAACCTGAATTAACAGCTCGGTTTCCCTGGTTTTATCATAATAGATGGAACAACGATACTTACCTGTTTTATCTACTCTTTCAACCTTTTTCTGATAACAGGAAAAATGAAGCATGGTTCTTTCCAGAGCATTTCGCTCATCTGAAATTTCCATAACAATCGGTTCCTCACAGAGGGCATCTTCTGTAAATCGGTCCATATCAACCGGCTCTTCGATATAATATCCTGTTTCTTCTATCTTTAATATTCGTCCGATATGTAAAATATCCATGCGCCAGCCATTTCGTCGGCGATAAAGGGCGCAGAGCCGGAACTTGCCGTCTTTGGCGGAATATTCAATCCTGCAGGGAAGATAGGTAAACTCCATCAGTCGTCCCTTAACCGAGTAATAGGAGATTTTAAGTGTCTGGTGTTGTTCTATAGCTTTCAGAATCAGCTGAAAGTGCCGCCGAAAAGAGGAGTTAATCACATCCCGATCCTGATAGTGATCAAAGTATTGAAAAGCGGATGGAACAAACAGTGGGGCGGTATCAGTCAATAGCCGCTGGAGCAGTTCCAACTGTTTGTCAGTGAAAAACAGGCCGATCCGTTCATCTTCAAGCAGTGTCTTCAACCAGGATTTTTGAAGCGTGGTAAGCGGAAAGCGGACTGGCTGCGACAATCGGGAAGTAAAATTCTTACCACTGTCGTCCGGTGTAAGCAAAGCCCAGTCGCCATCAAGCAGATGAGGAATGATGGTAAGCACGCTTTCGTCGTAACCATATTTCTCGGCAATTCTAGTCATTTCGGCCGGACTGATCGGTGTCTGGGATGCTTCTTCCAATATTCGGGCAACAACCTGATAATAACAATTATATATTTCTGAAAAAAGTTCCATGTTACTGTCCTCCTAAAGACATGGTTTCGCTGGTTTCCTCGGCATACATCTTTTGCATTCGTTTCATATCATGCCAGAAACGTAGTTCTACCTGCTTATTTGAACAGGTGAAATTAAGAATGCGTCCGGTAAAAGTTCTAATCCAGGGAATCATCTCAGCACTGTCCCAACACTCAATCGTATATTCGTAGATATCTGGCTGGATACGTTTCAGCTGGCCCTGGCGGCCTTCCCGATTAAGCCTGTCGATCAAATAGCCTTCCGTCATTTCATCCAGGCTTATCTGCATGCAAACTCGTTCTGGCTCCCGGCGGCAGCCAAAGGAAACACCCCAGGTATAGCGGCTGTTCTTCTCATAGCCAGTTAAGTATCGGTCATAATCCGGTTCTGATTTAAGCGGCGAAACATTCTGAACGCTGTCCAGCCGGTAAGTCGATAGACGCCCGTTTGCCAGCCTACGGACACACACGTAGCGGCGGCCGGTCTGGGTACTGACCCGGATCTTTAGCGGAACACACTCAAACTCATTTATATGCCCGCTTCTGATATGCTTGATCTGTATTGAAATTTGCTGTTTTTCTTTAATGGCAGTAAGCAGTGGCAGCAGCACCTCATCCTCCAGGGTATGTGCCAGATAATCGTGGCGAAACCGAAAATGATCATTCTGGCATCGGAGTGAATCCAGGATGGTGCTTCCGACAAAACCAAATGGGGCGGCGGTCTGAAAATAAGAAGCTGCTTCTTTCAGGCCATTATATAAATCCGGATGGCTGGTCAGCCAATCCGGGTAAGCCGTATACACATGCTGTCGGCCTTCTTTTTTAACCATAAACAACCCGTTCTGCTCATATTCCATCAGTTTCTTACGAACCGTCTGTACTTCAAACAGAACCTGATAACGTTCCATCAATTCATCGTTTATGGTATCCACATTGCGGGATTTCCCATCCTGCATCAGATCCAGCAATAAAAAGTGCAGCATAATATCATTATTTGTAAAGCTTTTGGTTTTCCATACATTAAATAACGGATTACTGTCGATCCGGTTGCTGTCCATAGTGATGGCAACCGATTTTTTATGGCTGGAATCATAGTCGTACTGAATATAATCGGCAAACCAGCTTTCAATCCGTCGCCGCTCATTGTCGTAAGTGCGTCGGACGGATTCCGGATAATCCATCCGCGATTTGAAACCATAGACATAGAAATCTCGTACATAAGTACGTACTTTATTAAAATGTTTGATCAGCTCGTTGAATTCTGCCATGATTTTGTGCTCCTGCTTCATTAAAAAAATATTCATTGAGACTATTATATAAGGACAATGGTTAAGTTCGCAACTTTTTTTAAATGATTAATATAAAATACGGTGTTATGATATAGCCATGGTAAAAAATGGAAATGGGGGAATGAAAGAATGTTTGTTATTTATAATGATAGAACAAGAAAGCCGATCAAGGTCTGGCTGGAAAATATAGATCAGATGGAAGAAAGCTGTTTGGAGCAGGCGTACCACCTGGCTGATCTGCCATTTGTACATAAGTGGGTGTGCCTGATGCCGGATACGCATACCGGCATGGGAATGCCCATCGGTGGTGTGATTGCCACCAGCGGCGTCATTATTCCAAACGCAGTTGGCGTGGATATCGGCTGCGGAATGAACTTTGTCTCTACCGATATTAAGGCTGCCACGCTAAAAGAAGTAATGACCGGTAACGGCACGTTGGTGCAGACTATCATCGCAGATATTATGCGAAATGTTCCTGTGGGTTTTAAATCCCATAAAGAAAAACAGCTATCCCAGGTACTGGATCAAGCTCTTACTCGTGCTGAACAATACCAAAGCAATCCGGATCTGTTTCCTTTGATTGAATCTGCTTATTACCAGATAGGCACCCTGGGCGGCGGAAATCATTTTATTGAACTGCAGGAAGATCAGGATGGCTACTTATGAATTATGTTACATTCCGGCAGCCGCCATTTTGGCAAGAGCATCTGTGATGTTTACCATAAGAAAGCCAGAGCCTTGAATACGGCGTGGTATTCACAGGTACCCGATGAATATCGGCTGGCGTTTCTGCCGGTTGATTCAACAGAAGGTCAGGAATACATTACCTGGATGAATCTGGCTATGGATTATGCCTTTGAAAACCGGGCCCGGATGATGGAACACGTGAAAGATATTGTTGCCTCTAAAATTCAGAAGTATTTAAACCAGGAGGTCTTGTTTGGTCAGGAGATTAACTGCCATCATAACTATGCAGCTTTGGAAAATCACTATGATAAGAATGTCTGGGTACACCGCAAAGGTGCTACCCGAGTCCGCAATGGGGAACTGGCAGTAATTCCTGGTGCAATGGGATCCTACAGCTATGTGGTCAAAGGAAAGGGAAATGAAGAGAGTTTTTGTACATCTTCCCACGGTGCTGGCCGGGCTTATTCCCGTAAGGGCGCAATGGCTGCTTTTCGCTGTGAAGAGGTCTTAAATGATCTGAAAGAACAGGGAATTGTCCTGGGTAAAACGAAAAAGGCAGATGTGGCAGAAGAAAGCCGATTTGCTTACAAAGATATTCAGACTGTGATGAAAAATCAGACCGATTTGGTAGAAATTGTCTCTCAGCTAAAGACCGTCGCAGTGGTAAAAGGGTAATTACCTGCTATATACCAGCATCCAGAGCTGGATGGTGCCGGCTGTGATACAGTTCGGTATGCCGCAGGAATTATATAAATGCGAGGTGGAAGGAAAATCCACAAGATCGCTCAAATTGATTTGTTGCAGGTTCAAATCCTGCCGGTTATGGAACCGTATCTCAATGGTAGAGAAATCAAAAAGACACCTGCTAAGTGTCCCACTTTATGAAATGTAAACATGGTATCTGCCTGCCAGCGGAACCAGATAACCGACTAATTCCGGTAACCCGGGGACGCCGGTATCGGTCCCGTAACGCGGCTATGGCAACAGAGAAGCAGCCTCGCACTGATCATTCGCTGCAGTACAGTTTTCGATTCTCATGCCCGGCCAGAAGGAAAGTCAGAAGACGGCTTTCCGGGCGGCCGGGAACCAGATCAGAAACCAGGCTGAAGCCGATCGGTCCGCAGCATCTCTGTGGCAGATATCAGGCTTACATTCCCAAACAACATCTATAACAAGCGTGAATAATAAATAAGAGGTGAAAGCTATGAAATATATAATTAATCAGAACCAATGTGGTTTTTTAATGAAGGACGGTATTTTTATCAAAACCTTATACTGCGGAAAGTACTGGTATCCGGGAATGCTCGGTTATCAAGTTGTAATAGAAAAAATGGAAGGTTCCGTCGGTTTTGGCACATTGCCTGTAGAGGTATTATTGCAGGATCAAATATTTGCTGATAAAGTTTTACATATTAAGATCCCCGAGGGACACATTGGCATTCTGCGATTAAATGGTGTGGTACAGCAGGTGCTGACCGATCCGGTATATCTGTATTGGAACAATTGGAATCGATATGATTATGAACTGTTGGATATGAGAGAGCCGAAGATGAAGGCGGAGATCACCAAATCCTACCTGGCTCATATTCCGTTAAAATATTATAAGAAAATTGAGATTAAAACGGGCGAAACAGGTATTTTATATTTTGACAATCAGATTGTGGGCGAATTAGCGGCCGGTACCTACTTTTATTGGACTTATGCCAAAGACGTAGTATGCCAGGTAGTTGATTTAAGAGCAAGATCCATAGAGATCAACGGCCAGGAAATCCTGACAGCCGACCGAATCGGTATCAGAGTCAATCTGTTATGTACTTACCGGGTCACTCAGGTGAAAAGAATGCTTGAGACCATTAAGAATCAAGAAGCTCAGATATATGCCTGCGTGCAGTTGGTGGTCAGAGAATATATCGGCAAATATCGGTTGGATGAGATTCTGGAGCAAAAAGAAGAAATCTCCGGTTTTATCTGCACACAGCTGAAAGAAGTGCAGGATGAATACTGCATCGAATTTTTGACTGTAGGGATTAAGGATATTATTTTACCTGGAGAGATCCGGGAGATTATGAATACTGTGTTGATCGCTGAGCGGAAAGCTCAGGCAAATGTTATCACCAGGAGAGAGGAAGTGGCTTCCACTCGGTCACTTCTGAATACGGCAAAGCTGATGGGCGGATACGCATAAACATAAATGACAGATTTCACAAATGGGCTGCCCTTGGCTCGGAAATGTACCAGGGGTGCCTGTTTGTGAAATTTACGCCTTAAGCCGATACCCCGCACCCCGCACCGTCTGGATATACCGGGGGTTGCCTGGATCTTCCTCAATTTTGTCCCTCAGACGGTTGATGTGGACGGCGACAGTGGCATTATCGCCCATGGCCTCCATACCCCAGATACGCTCGTAAAGCGTTTCCCGGTTGAAGACCACATCTTCGTTGAGTGCCATAAACAGTAAAAGCTCATATTCCTTGTTTTTCAGTTCGATTTCAATGTCATTTACATAGACCCTGCGAGTATCGGTGTTGATGCAGATATTGCCAAAGGTAATCTGTATCGGCGCAGTCCTATCCGATTTCTTTAATCTGGCATATTGAGCCAGGTGCGCCTTAACCCGTGCTACCAGCACGCTGGGAGAAAAAGGCTTCTCAATGTAATCATCTGCGCCAAGTCCGAGTCCGCGTATCTTATCAATATCCTCCCAACGGGCCGTGACCATCAGGATAGGAATGTCCAGTGTCTCCCGCAGCTTGCGGCAGATGGTAAAACCGTCAATACCCGGAAGCATTAGATCAAGCAGGATCAGATCGTAGCAGCCCTGTAATGCTTTTTCCAAACCGATATTTCCATTCGTCGCAATTTCCACTTCAAAATTATGGATCTCAAGGTAATCTCGCTCAATTGCTGCGATTGCTGTATCATCTTCTATAATCAGTATTTTCTCCATATTATTCCTCCGCTTTTGGCAGCCAAATTACAATTTCCAAACCACCGTTTTTGCCAGCTTTTGCGTCAATCGTTCCATTCATGCGTTGTATCGCATTGGCGGCGATCGCAAGACCAAGACCGCTGCCGCGATGAGGATCCTGCCGGGAAGGATCACTGCGATAAAACACTTCGAACAGGTGGGACAGTGCTTCATTTGGAACACCTGGTCCATCGTCACAAAGGGAAAGGATGTATCCGCCGTTTTCTTCCCACAGGGAGATGGTCAGAGTACCTTTATCCTTTGTTTTATACTTGGCGCTGTTCTCCATAATGTTGGTCATCACACGCCGAAGCTGGTCCGGGTCAACCAACACCGCAGCTGGAACAAGGGCATTAGTGGATAAAACCAGTCCCTTTTCCTCATACTCTGTCCCTAATGCCCGTATGAACTGCCGTACTTCATCGTCAAGCCGTAGGAACTCCGGGTTATCTGGGTATTCACCAAGCTCCATCTTGGAGAATAGGAAAATCTTGGACAGCATACGGTCAATGTCTTCTGCTTTGCTTTTGATGATTTCTAAATATCCTTTTTGGTTTTCCGGTGTTTTGGCAATCCCATCCAGTAGCCCTTCCACATAAGCCCGTATAGAAGTCAATGGACTGCGCAGGTCATGGGAGATACCTGCCAGAAGTTCCTTGCGGCTTTGCTCATGCTGGTCAGTCAGTTCCACCGAGGCTTTGAGCCGGGCGGCCATTTCATTGAAATCGGCACAGATAGGTGCGAACTCGTCTTGACAATCATATTCAATGCGGTGCTCTAAATTTCCATCTCTGATCTGTCTTACGCCGTCAGAAAGAATGTTCAGCGGCTGTTCGATTTTATGGAACACAAACTTCGTAAGAAATCGGTTAGTAAGCAGGATGGAGAAGAGTATGGCAATCAAAAGAATAACCGCCAATATAACAAGAACAACTTTCAAGATACTATAGGATAGCTTTGAAGGGCTGGCAAAAATGGCGATGCGGTAAACGGCGCCATTATTTTCGACTTGCTGAACATAAAGCTCACGAGTCCCGTTGGAAACAAAGCCTTTTCCTCCCAATATCGCTTCAGCTTCCATCAGAATTCTATCTGCTTCGGTTGCACTCCCATACTGATAGAGAGTTTTACCGGAAGAATCCA
This genomic stretch from Lacrimispora sphenoides harbors:
- a CDS encoding CPCC family cysteine-rich protein, which gives rise to MKKVLASRYKCPCCDYYTYPVPTKEAVSFICPVCFWENDVFISSENEPSDCNHGLTILEGRSNYKKYGACEETMISNVRSPKECEITGTK
- a CDS encoding cytochrome P450, which codes for MEVKERIVQDKGLDHTLKLLEEGYLFIKNRMDLYKCNIFETHIMGEKAICISGEEACKIFYNEELFQRKGAMPKRIQKTLFGVNAIQGMDNKAHIQRKLLFMSLMTEVHQKELAELFEKEMEASVHKWENMDEVILFHEAKNVICKIACFWTGVPLPESDVESRADDFCAMIDGLGGVGPRYWKGKTARNRTEEWIRGIIDDVRQEKLIVKDDSALHLMAFHRESDGSQMELLMAAKELINVIRPIVAISTYITFTALAMYEHPECHEELMRGDNNYFELFVQEVRRYYPFTPFLGARVHKDFDWNHYEFKKGVLVLLDVYGMNHDSKIWSNPDEFRPERFKEKKDRTFSFIPQGGGDPGKGHRCPGEGITIEMMKASLNFLVNKVDFEVPEQDLNYSLSRIPTLPESGFIMKNIRKKL
- a CDS encoding WYL domain-containing protein, encoding MELFSEIYNCYYQVVARILEEASQTPISPAEMTRIAEKYGYDESVLTIIPHLLDGDWALLTPDDSGKNFTSRLSQPVRFPLTTLQKSWLKTLLEDERIGLFFTDKQLELLQRLLTDTAPLFVPSAFQYFDHYQDRDVINSSFRRHFQLILKAIEQHQTLKISYYSVKGRLMEFTYLPCRIEYSAKDGKFRLCALYRRRNGWRMDILHIGRILKIEETGYYIEEPVDMDRFTEDALCEEPIVMEISDERNALERTMLHFSCYQKKVERVDKTGKYRCSIYYDKTRETELLIQVLAFGPVVRVLGPASFLNQVKERVSRQQKLILSF
- a CDS encoding WYL domain-containing protein, producing MAEFNELIKHFNKVRTYVRDFYVYGFKSRMDYPESVRRTYDNERRRIESWFADYIQYDYDSSHKKSVAITMDSNRIDSNPLFNVWKTKSFTNNDIMLHFLLLDLMQDGKSRNVDTINDELMERYQVLFEVQTVRKKLMEYEQNGLFMVKKEGRQHVYTAYPDWLTSHPDLYNGLKEAASYFQTAAPFGFVGSTILDSLRCQNDHFRFRHDYLAHTLEDEVLLPLLTAIKEKQQISIQIKHIRSGHINEFECVPLKIRVSTQTGRRYVCVRRLANGRLSTYRLDSVQNVSPLKSEPDYDRYLTGYEKNSRYTWGVSFGCRREPERVCMQISLDEMTEGYLIDRLNREGRQGQLKRIQPDIYEYTIECWDSAEMIPWIRTFTGRILNFTCSNKQVELRFWHDMKRMQKMYAEETSETMSLGGQ
- a CDS encoding slipin family protein, which produces MKYIINQNQCGFLMKDGIFIKTLYCGKYWYPGMLGYQVVIEKMEGSVGFGTLPVEVLLQDQIFADKVLHIKIPEGHIGILRLNGVVQQVLTDPVYLYWNNWNRYDYELLDMREPKMKAEITKSYLAHIPLKYYKKIEIKTGETGILYFDNQIVGELAAGTYFYWTYAKDVVCQVVDLRARSIEINGQEILTADRIGIRVNLLCTYRVTQVKRMLETIKNQEAQIYACVQLVVREYIGKYRLDEILEQKEEISGFICTQLKEVQDEYCIEFLTVGIKDIILPGEIREIMNTVLIAERKAQANVITRREEVASTRSLLNTAKLMGGYA
- a CDS encoding response regulator transcription factor is translated as MEKILIIEDDTAIAAIERDYLEIHNFEVEIATNGNIGLEKALQGCYDLILLDLMLPGIDGFTICRKLRETLDIPILMVTARWEDIDKIRGLGLGADDYIEKPFSPSVLVARVKAHLAQYARLKKSDRTAPIQITFGNICINTDTRRVYVNDIEIELKNKEYELLLFMALNEDVVFNRETLYERIWGMEAMGDNATVAVHINRLRDKIEEDPGNPRYIQTVRGAGYRLKA
- a CDS encoding sensor histidine kinase; this encodes MKIKAIFNKNITIKKRLVISNILMIIGPVVITSFIGIVCAGILWFVVTSGSGLGFNDSEDFYKASRGISMIVEKSLKEEKNANLAEDLAGISRILDKNSIALSVDSSGKTLYQYGSATEADRILMEAEAILGGKGFVSNGTRELYVQQVENNGAVYRIAIFASPSKLSYSILKVVLVILAVILLIAILFSILLTNRFLTKFVFHKIEQPLNILSDGVRQIRDGNLEHRIEYDCQDEFAPICADFNEMAARLKASVELTDQHEQSRKELLAGISHDLRSPLTSIRAYVEGLLDGIAKTPENQKGYLEIIKSKAEDIDRMLSKIFLFSKMELGEYPDNPEFLRLDDEVRQFIRALGTEYEEKGLVLSTNALVPAAVLVDPDQLRRVMTNIMENSAKYKTKDKGTLTISLWEENGGYILSLCDDGPGVPNEALSHLFEVFYRSDPSRQDPHRGSGLGLAIAANAIQRMNGTIDAKAGKNGGLEIVIWLPKAEE